Proteins from one Chanodichthys erythropterus isolate Z2021 chromosome 15, ASM2448905v1, whole genome shotgun sequence genomic window:
- the col1a2 gene encoding collagen alpha-2(I) chain: protein MGLMGPRGPSGPPGAPGPQGFQGHAGEPGEPGQAGAVGSRGPPGPPGKNGEDGNNGRPGKPGDRGAPGAQGARGFPGTPGLPGMKGHRGYTGLDGRKGEPGAAGAKGENGAPGSNGTPGQRGGRGLPGERGRVGPSGPAGARGADGNTGPAGPAGPLGAAGPPGFPGAPGPKGEVGPAGPSGPSGPQGQRGEPGTNGAVGPVGPPGNPGANGINGAKGAAGQPGVAGAPGFPGPRGGPGPQGPSGASGPRGLAGDPGPVGVKGDSGVKGEPGSAGPQGPTGPSGEEGKRGPTGEQGSTGPLGMRGPRGAAGTRGLPGLAGRSGPMGMPGARGATGAPGARGPPGDAGRAGEPGLVGARGLPGSPGSSGPPGKEGPAGAAGQDGRSGPPGPTGPRGQPGNIGFPGPKGPSGEAGKPGEKGPVGPTGLRGQPGPDGNNGPAGPVGLAGGPGEKGEQGPSGAPGFQGLPGPAGPAGEAGKPGDRGIPGDQGASGPAGVKGERGNPGPAGAAGAQGPIGARGPAGTPGPDGNKGEPGAVGAAGAPGHQGAAGMPGERGGAGTPGPKGEKGEQGYRGLEGNAGRDGARGAPGPSGPPGPAGANGDKGETGSFGPPGPAGARGAPGERGESGPAGPSGFAGPPGADGQTGQRGEKGPAGVKGDAGPPGPAGPAGNTGPLGPSGPAGPPGARGDSGPPGLTGFPGAAGRVGPPGPSGIVGPAGPTGAPGKDGPRGARGDVGPAGPPGENGMIGPPGLAGEKGSPGESGAPGAPGPAGPQGQLGSQGFNGLPGSRGDRGLPGGPGAVGDAGRVGPAGAPGARGPAGNIGMPGMTGPQGEAGREGSPGNDGPPGRPGAAGLKGDRGEPGSPGSAGPVGAPGPAGPSGAVGRPGNRGESGPSGSAGPVGPAGARGAPGPSGARGEKGVAGDKGERGMKGLRGHPGLQGMPGPNGPSGDSGPAGIAGPAGPRGPAGPNGPPGKDGSNGMPGAIGPPGHRGPPGYVGPAGPPGSPGLPGPPGQAGGGYDTSGGYDEYRADQASLRAKDYEVDATIKSLNTQIENLLSPEGSRKNPARTCRDIRLSHPEWSSGFYWIDPNQGCTMDAIKAYCDFSTGQTCIHPHPESIPQKNWYRSSQEKKHIWFGETINGGTEFSYNDETLSPQSMATQLAFMRLLANQAVQNITYHCKNSIAYMDAENGNLKKAVLLQGSNDVELRAEGNSRFTFSVLEDGCSRHTGQWSKTVIEYRTNKPSRLPILDIAPLDIGGADQEFGLDIGPVCFK from the exons ATG GGTTTGATGGGACCCAGAGGCCCATCTGGACCTCCTGGTGCCCCT GGACCTCAAGGATTCCAAGGACATGCTGGTGAGCCCGGAGAGCCCGGACAAGCT GGAGCTGTTGGTTCTCGTGGTCCTCCTGGACCTCCTGGCAAAAATGGTGAAGAT GGTAACAACGGCAGACCTGGAAAACCTGGAGATAGAGGAGCACCTGGAGCACAG GGTGCTCGTGGTTTCCCCGGAACTCCTGGACTTCCTGGCATGAAGGGACACAGA GGTTACACTGGCCTTGATGGACGCAAAGGAGAGCCTGGTGCAGCTGGTGCTAAG GGTGAGAATGGTGCTCCTGGATCAAACGGAACCCCCGGACAGAGA GGTGGTCGTGGTCTTCCTGGTGAGAGAGGTCGTGTTGGCCCTTCTGGCCCAGCTGGTGCTCGCGGTGCTGATGGCAACACTGGTCCTGCTGGCCCTGCT GGTCCTTTGGGAGCAGCTGGTCCTCCCGGTTTCCCTGGTGCTCCTGGACCTAAG ggAGAAGTCGGACCTGCTGGTCCCTCTGGCCCATCTGGACCTCAGGGACAAAGAGGAGAGCCAGGCACAAATGGTGCTGTGGGCCCAGTTGGACCCCCT GGTAATCCTGGTGCTAACGGTATCAATGGTGCTAAGGGAGCAGCT GGCCAACCAGGAGTTGCTGGTGCCCCTGGTTTCCCTGGCCCAAGAGGAGGCCCTGGCCCCCAGGGACCTTCTGGAGCTTCTGGCCCAAGAGGTCTTGCT GGTGACCCTGGACCCGTTGGAGTGAAGGGAGATTCTGGTGTCAAGGGTGAGCCT GGTAGTGCTGGTCCTCAGGGACCCACTGGTCCTTCTGGTGAAGAGGGCAAGAGAGGCCCAACTGGAGAGCAGGGATCTACTGGACCCTTGGGAATGCGTGGACCTAGA GGAGCCGCTGGTACTCGTGGTCTGCCCGGTCTGGCTGGGAGATCGGGCCCAATG GGCATGCCTGGTGCCCGTGGTGCCACTGGTGCCCCTGGAGCCCGTGGACCTCCTGGAGATGCTGGTCGTGCTGGTGAGCCTGGTCTTGTTGGGGCCAGA GGTCTCCCTGGTAGCCCTGGCAGTTCTGGACCCCCTGGAAAGGAAGGGCCTGCT GGTGCCGCTGGTCAAGATGGTCGCTCCGGCCCCCCTGGCCCAACTGGACCCAGAGGCCAGCCTGGTAATATTGGATTCCCCGGTCCTAAGGGACCTTCT GGCGAGGCTGGCAAGCCTGGTGAGAAGGGACCTGTTGGCCCAACTGGACTGAGA GGTCAACCTGGTCCTGATGGTAACAACGGCCCTGCTGGTCCCGTCGGACTTGCT GGTGGCCCAGGTGAGAAAGGAGAGCAGGGACCCTCTGGTGCTCCTGGTTTCCAG GGTCTTCCTGGCCCCGCTGGACCTGCTGGTGAGGCTGGCAAGCCCGGAGATAGA GGTATCCCTGGAGATCAAGGTGCATCAGGACCTGCTGGCGTGAAG GGAGAGCGTGGTAACCCTGGACCCGCTGGCGCTGCTGGCGCTCAGGGACCCATTGGTGCTCGTGGCCCTGCTGGTACTCCTGGCCCTGATGGAAACAAG GGAGAGCCTGGTGCAGTTGGAGCTGCTGGTGCCCCTGGACACCAGGGAGCTGCTGGCATGCCTGGTGAACGTGGTGGCGCTGGTACCCCTGGACCTAAGGGAGAGAAG GGTGAACAAGGATACAGAGGACTAGAGGGCAATGCTGGAAGAGATGGTGCCCGT GGTGCTCCTGGACCCAGTGGACCCCCTGGACCCGCAGGTGCTAATGGTGACAAG GGTGAGACTGGCTCCTTCGGTCCTCCTGGACCTGCTGGTGCTCGTGGTGCTCCT GGGGAGCGTGGTGAGTCTGGCCCTGCTGGACCTTCCGGATTTGCTGGACCCCCT GGTGCTGATGGTCAGACTGGACAGAGAGGTGAGAAAGGACCTGCTGGTGTAAAGGGTGACGCTGGACCCCCTGGCCCTGCTGGTCCCGCTGGCAATACTGGACCCCTC GGTCCTTCTGGTCCTGCTGGCCCACCTGGTGCCCGTGGTGACAGTGGTCCCCCT GGTCTGACTGGCTTCCCTGGTGCTGCTGGCAGAGTTGGACCTCCTGGTCCTTCT GGTATTGTTGGACCTGCTGGTCCCACTGGTGCTCCTGGAAAGGATGGCCCACGTGGTGCTCGTGGTGACGTTGGCCCTGCTGGTCCCCCAGGAGAGAATGGAATGATTGGACCCCCAGGTCTTGCTGGTGAGAAGGGATCTCCTGGAGAGTCTGGCGCACCT GGAGCACCTGGACCTGCTGGGCCTCAGGGTCAGCTGGGATCTCAGGGATTCAATGGTCTTCCTGGCTCCAGAGGTGACCGTGGTCTTCCTGGTGGCCCCGGTGCTGTT GGTGATGCTGGAAGAGTTGGCCCTGCTGGTGCCCCTGGTGCCCGTGGTCCTGCTGGCAACATTGGCATGCCCGGTATGACTGGTCCTCAGGGTGAGGCTGGACGTGAG GGAAGCCCTGGTAATGATGGACCTCCTGGCCGTCCTGGTGCTGCTGGCCTTAAG GGTGATCGTGGTGAGCCTGGTTCTCCTGGATCCGCTGGACCTGTTGGTGCTCCTGGACCCGCTGGACCATCAGGCGCTGTTGGCAGACCCGGAAACCGCGGTGAATCT GGACCTTCTGGTTCTGCTGGCCCTGTTGGACCTGCTGGAGCAAGAGGTGCACCT GGCCCTTCTGGAGCTCGTGGTGAGAAGGGTGTTGCTGGAGACAAAGGAGAAAGAGGCATGAAGGGACTTCGTGGACATCCTGGTCTGCAGGGAATGCCCGGACCCAAT GGTCCTTCTGGTGACAGTGGCCCTGCTGGTATTGCTGGTCCTGCTGGTCCAAGA GGCCCAGCTGGTCCTAATGGTCCCCCTGGTAAGGATGGTTCAAATGGCATGCCTGGTGCTATTGGACCCCCTGGACACCGTGGTCCTCCTGGTTATGTTGGACCTGCT GGTCCTCCTGGATCTCCTGGTCTTCCCGGACCCCCTGGCCAAGCTGGTGGTGGATATGACACATCTGGTGGCTATGATGAGTACAGAGCTGACCAGGCCTCTCTCAGGGCCAAGGATTATGAGGTGGATGCCACCATCAAGTCCTTGAACACTCAGATTGAGAATCTGCTTTCCCCTGAGGGCTCAAGGAAGAACCCTGCTCGTACCTGCCGCGACATCAGGCTGAGCCACCCAGAATGGAGCAGCG GTTTCTACTGGATCGACCCCAACCAGGGCTGCACCATGGATGCCATCAAGGCTTACTGCGACTTTTCTACTGGACAGACCTGCATCCACCCCCACCCCGAGAGCATCCCACAAAAGAACTGGTACAGAAGCTCCCAGGAGAAGAAACACATTTGGTTTGGCGAGACCATCAATGGTGGTACTGAG TTTTCTTACAATGATGAGACCCTGAGCCCACAGTCCATGGCTACTCAGCTGGCCTTCATGCGCCTGCTGGCCAACCAGGCAGTCCAGAACATCACCTACCACTGCAAGAACAGCATCGCCTACATGGATGCTGAGAATGGAAACCTGAAGAAGGCTGTGTTGCTGCAGGGCTCCAACGATGTGGAGCTCAGGGCGGAGGGCAACAGCCGCTTCACTTTCAGCGTCCTAGAGGATGGCTGCAGT AGACACACTGGCCAGTGGAGCAAGACAGTCATTGAATACAGAACGAATAAACCATCTCGCCTTCCCATCCTCGACATTGCACCTTTGGACATTGGTGGCGCAGATCAAGAGTTTGGTTTGGACATTGGCCCagtctgtttcaaataa